A region of Argentina anserina chromosome 5, drPotAnse1.1, whole genome shotgun sequence DNA encodes the following proteins:
- the LOC126793218 gene encoding probable polyamine transporter At1g31830 yields the protein MWTAPTGEGSIEMGEHNDPGYVAVREPNSPRVVDNFEKVSILPLVFLIFYEVSGGPFGIEDCVQAAGPLLALIGFLVFPFIWSVPEALITAEMGTMFPVNGGYVVWVSSALGPYWGFQQGWMKWLSGVIDNALYPVLFLDYLKSGIPALGGGLPRIVAVLALTFFLTYLNYRGLTIVGWVAVLLGIFSIIPFVVMGFVAIPKLKPSRWIVVSLHNVDWNLYLNTLFWNLNYWDSISTLAGEVQNPKKTLPKALFYALILVVVGYFFPLLIGTGAVPLDRELWTDGYFSDIAKIVGGVWLRWWIQGAAAMSNMGMFVAEMNSDSFQLLGMAERGMLPACFGKRSRYGTPVIGIIFSASGVLLLSWLSFQEIIAAENFLYCVGMILEFIAFIRLRMKYPAASRPYKIPIGTVGAILLCIPPTLLIGVVLALSQLKVVVVSLIAIVIGLLMQPCLKYAERKRWMKFSISSDLPDLQGANQESANSLIY from the coding sequence ATGTGGACGGCACCAACTGGAGAAGGCTCCATTGAAATGGGAGAGCACAATGATCCTGGATATGTTGCAGTTAGGGAACCAAATTCACCTAGGGTGGTGGATAACTTCGAGAAAGTCTCAATCCTGCCCCTTGTCTTCCTCATCTTCTATGAGGTATCTGGAGGTCCATTTGGTATCGAGGATTGTGTCCAGGCTGCTGGTCCCCTTCTAGCGCTTATCGGATTCTTGGTCTTTCCATTCATTTGGAGTGTTCCTGAGGCCTTGATTACTGCAGAGATGGGTACCATGTTCCCTGTGAATGGGGGTTATGTGGTTTGGGTTTCTTCTGCCCTGGGTCCATATTGGGGGTTTCAACAAGGATGGATGAAATGGTTAAGTGGAGTCATTGATAATGCTTTGTACCCTGTTCTGTTTCTGGACTACTTGAAGTCTGGAATACCAGCTTTAGGTGGTGGACTTCCAAGAATTGTGGCAGTGCTAGCTTTGACATTTTTCCTCACTTACTTGAACTATAGGGGTTTAACCATTGTGGGATGGGTTGCTGTACTCTTAgggattttctcaatcattcctTTTGTGGTTATGGGGTTTGTGGCAATTCCCAAGTTGAAGCCTTCAAGATGGATAGTGGTGAGTCTACACAATGTGGACTGGAATCTGTATTTGAACACTCTCTTTTGGAATCTGAACTATTGGGATTCAATAAGTACACTTGCTGGCGAGGTGCAGAACCCGAAGAAGACTCTCCCCAAGGCTCTTTTTTATGCTTTGATTTTGGTTGTTGTTGGATATTTCTTCCCCCTTTTGATTGGTACTGGGGCAGTTCCACTTGATCGTGAGTTGTGGACTGATGGTTACTTCTCTGATATTGCAAAAATTGTTGGAGGTGTTTGGTTGAGGTGGTGGATCCAAGGGGCTGCAGCCATGTCAAATATGGGGATGTTTGTTGCTGAAATGAATAGCGACTCTTTCCAACTTCTAGGGATGGCAGAAAGAGGGATGCTGCCCGCATGTTTTGGTAAGCGGTCTCGTTATGGAACCCCGGTCATTGGCATTATTTTCTCAGCTTCTGGAGTCCTTTTGCTATCTTGGCTAAGCTTTCAAGAGATCATAGCTGCAGAAAACTTTTTGTACTGTGTTGGAATGATTTTGGAGTTTATAGCATTTATACGATTACGGATGAAGTACCCCGCTGCATCTCGGCCTTACAAGATTCCAATTGGAACAGTTGGAGCCATTCTTTTGTGCATTCCACCAACCCTACTAATTGGTGTTGTATTGGCTCTTTCTCAACTCAAGGTTGTGGTTGTGAGTCTTATAGCTATAGTAATTGGTCTTCTGATGCAGCCCTGTCTCAAATATGCTGAGAGGAAGAGGTGGATGAAGTTCTCCATCAGTTCCGATCTCCCAGATCTTCAGGGTGCAAATCAGGAGAGTGCCAACTCCTTGATATATTAG
- the LOC126793246 gene encoding acyl-CoA-binding protein: MGLKEEFEEHAEKAKTLPESTTNENKLILYGLYKQATVGDVNTARPGIFNMRDRAKWDAWKAVEGKSKDEAMGDYITKVKQLLEEASA, from the exons ATGGGTCTGAAG GAGGAGTTTGAGGAGCATGCTGAGAAAGCAAAGACCCTTCCAGAGTCAACAACCAATGAGAACAAGCTCATCCTCTATGGATTGTACAAGCAAGCCACTGTTGGAGATGTTAACACCG CCCGTCCTGGAATTTTCAATATGAGGGACAGAGCAAAGTGGGATGCATGGAAGGCTGTTGAAG GCAAATCCAAGGATGAAGCCATGGGCGATTATATTACAAAGGTGAAGCAGTTGCTGGAAGAAGCTTCTGCTTGA
- the LOC126793226 gene encoding uncharacterized protein LOC126793226 has translation MAESQPEADSEDLKKLMCSYLGLGLSMFLALAPHKFLELHLHVRDLSNRLRQAEEQVRQMRSRRKEDSKANARVVDIFASHRNAWQAEEKRLLSQIDAAEREMASLSARVEELEKTREDSESRICELEREVGERDDMIGFMASRGGGGAAEQCQQVKEVNVYDNAYAFGFDSELVAEASKLWQDVQYESLEPLYHTKQFVPRESPWKVDGESTGVSSKLKVLEQDLLNLENILKGDISKVPSLMRKQTKRYQALAGKIDDLCRRMQASDPCEATVSPEFRTQRQTEFLLESFRLQQRVTDTAQKLMAVQTEIGKSYYGDELGNQAKFMMRRSLDSIRNNFRELQRNLEIWLARITGDLEGILARDGASRVREYYVSRYPFVQ, from the exons ATGGCCGAGAGCCAACCAGAAGCTGACTCAGAGGACCTGAAGAAGCTCATGTGCTCCTACCTGGGTCTGGGCCTGAGCATGTTCCTCGCCCTAGCCCCCCACAAGTTCCTCGAGCTCCACCTCCACGTCCGCGACCTCTCCAACCGTCTCCGCCAGGCGGAGGAGCAGGTCCGCCAGATGAGATCGAGGAGGAAGGAGGACTCCAAGGCCAACGCCAGAGTCGTCGACATCTTCGCCAGCCACCGCAACGCGTGGCAGGCCGAGGAGAAGCGGCTGCTGAGCCAGATCGACGCGGCGGAGCGCGAGATGGCCAGCTTGAGCGCCAGGGTGGAGGAGCTGGAGAAGACGAGGGAGGACTCCGAGTCGAGGATTTGTGAGCTGGAGAGGGAGGTAGGGGAGAGAGATGATATGATTGGGTTCATGGCGAGCAGAGGCGGCGGCGGCGCGGCGGAGCAGTGTCAGCAGGTGAAAGAGGTTAATGTTTATGACAATGCATATGCCTTTGGTTTCGACTCCGAATTGGTCGCCGAGGCTTCCAAGCTCTGGCAG GATGTACAGTATGAGTCCCTTGAACCATTGTATCATACAAAGCAGTTTGTGCCAAG GGAGTCCCCATGGAAGGTTGATGGTGAATCAACTGGAGTATCATCTAAACTTAAAGTACTTGAACAGGACCTActgaatttggaaaatattTTGAAGGGTGATATTTCTAAGGTACCTTCATTAATGAGGAAGCAGACAAAGAGGTATCAAGCTCTTGCgggaaaaatagatgatctaTGTCGAAGAATG CAGGCTAGTGATCCCTGTGAAGCCACAGTCAGTCCTGAGTTTCGAACTCAAAGACAAACAGAATTTTTACTTGAATCATTCAGACTTCAGCAACGTGTAACAGACACCGCACAGAAGCTGATGGCAGTGCAAACTGAGATCGGAAAAAGTTATTATGGGGATGAGCTGGGGAACCAGGCCAAATTTATGATGAGACGGTCTTTGGACTCCATTAGAAACAATTTCAGAGAACTTCAAAGGAATTTAGAGATATGGTTGGCCAGAATTACTGGAGATCTTGAGGGAATTCTTGCCCGAGATGGTGCTTCTCGTGTAAGGGAGTATTATGTATCTAGATATCCTTTTGTTCAATAA